One Ranitomeya variabilis isolate aRanVar5 chromosome 5, aRanVar5.hap1, whole genome shotgun sequence DNA window includes the following coding sequences:
- the PROSER2 gene encoding proline and serine-rich protein 2 — MPSNLLKLSSSSMELDFHNRSDFERSGSFDSQSSQRSRSRCSNFDDDNMKYLTNEEKNALMFLEETLDAFEDDFEETPFSANSSIGYYSPRSAEDSHSDTDDIIDLVQTEHNHIESSPEDSGIGLSLNSWNHTRKDSWTSQSTMTASSPVTVPQLDTEKHLHDQATEHRKLLGAVPTPVIIAQKILEKKSDNINMSPLSPKDEKSPEPKKSVGTSPIDEGHFIFPGSPNAKLSRFPNNIIIKPVGKQYNKTIAKAAVNVQERKAQMLANLHGPGLLADELDSKNRHEQLGRRPSFHVPSEQTRYEALTKLGLVKEIPVQAEIPSPDVCKSPVSNGDHLSKILPPETKRRQSNEHESISKILMNEPSNFVPLGKTVIIKGEPTSSLERNKPHSSIQVAQEKKQIINHQEVKRTYSMPRPAGLRSQGITVQFSGRHSSEESRKDALRRLGLLSGH; from the exons GATGACGACAACATGAAATACTTAACAAATGAAGAGAAGAATGCCCTCATGTTCTTGGAGGAAACATTAGACGCTTTCGAAGATGACTTTGAAGAAACACCATTTTCAGCTAACTCAAGTATTGGTTACTACTCTCCAAGGTCAGCAGAAGATAGCCACTCTGACACTGATGACATCATCGATCTTGTGCAGACTGAGCATAACCACATTGAGTCTTCACCAGAAG ACTCTGGAATTGGACTAAGCCTTAATAGCTGGAATCATACTCGAAAAGACTCTTGGACCTCACAATCAACCATGACAGCAAGTTCACCTGTGACTGTTCCACAACTGGACACTGAGAAGCATCTTCATGACCAAGCGACCGAACATCGGAAACTACTTGGTGCTGTTCCAACACCTGTCATTATTGCTCAAAAAATATTGGAGAAAAAAAGTGACAACATAAATATGTCACCCTTGTCACCAAAAGATGAAAAATCACCTGAGCCGAAAAAAAGTGTAGGTACATCACCTATCGATGAAGGACATTTTATCTTTCCCGGATCACCAAATGCCAAACTCAGTCGTTTTCCAAACAACATAATTATTAAACCAGTTGGGAAGCAGTATAACAAAACTATTGCTAAGGCAGCTGTCAATGTACAAGAGCGCAAAGCTCAAATGCTGGCTAATTTACATGGGCCAGGATTGCTTGCTGATGAACTTGATTCAAAAAATCGACATGAACAACTGGGACGGAGGCCGTCATTTCATGTACCATCTGAGCAGACAAGATACGAGGCTCTTACTAAGCTTGGCTTAGTTAAAGAAATCCCTGTTCAAGCTGAAATTCCTTCACCTGATGTCTGCAAATCTCCAGTCTCAAATGGTGATCATTTATCAAAGATTTTGCCTCCAGAAACAAAGAGACGTCAGTCAAATGAGCATGAGAGTATCAGCAAAATCTTGATGAATGAACCAAGCAACTTTGTTCCTTTGGGGAAAACTGTTATAATCAAAGGTGAGCCAACATCCTCTTTAGAAAGGAACAAGCCACATAGTAGCATACAAGTTGCACAAGAGAAAAAACAGATAATTAACCATCAGGAAGTCAAAAGAACTTATTCTATGCCAAGACCTGCAGGTTTACGATCTCAAGGGATCACAGTGCAGTTCTCTGGACGTCATTCTTCAGAGGAGTCTAGAAAAGACGCTTTGAGAAGACTTGGCCTGCTGTCGGGGCACTGA